From Antennarius striatus isolate MH-2024 chromosome 9, ASM4005453v1, whole genome shotgun sequence, one genomic window encodes:
- the im:7147486 gene encoding zinc finger protein 425, with protein MLGFQGSTSSSKVYRCVACSATFNGLASLLVHQATHADAPSKVHTPPQLNKSPHEAQLSSVDASNEHQTSPTRLPPSPSPSFYICDCGEEFQDFSLMLEHKRSHQLPTVDNNSACFTTQPGFDLHRPSTSRSPATLTDRKTDVSLEDDVAIVTPQGHSPCRQEDDVKEFEDMSTTAEQISDETGSMYFQDQTKSVLNRANGENVPSKNHLMKLLASAYMTRFNAPPSPNQSNNVVTTKQEVFSVDVTPGPRAGESRNNDLSVAQLRRLLITPSIKTKAPSISRVLDSSRKKIVSLTKPFSPVVVLETRQKLKDPNMNGTYGRYQCGRCRRVFQNLDKLTEHHFLHKKERIKCCRRCKQLIIGRMPLPDNHLCMPGGVLSRSFKNKSSMGQKLVPFHSLSSTRKIFFCPLCKHSYARRWNLKNHKCQGPSGAASQRANFSIPKMLSLRSLKAKTDAESVPQISKSVAVGTDADRIIKEELIPVNAEQSSPSKLAWMDPEENFSPKFSMMELQKDSSGGASIQQENQDNIWDTEDMDSHDSNEGQWTMPLDDEVEELSSTEKTGNGIDVIKSVSLKNEETVPHGLRYFISDGVKRYPCSRCQKTYSRPSTLRRHLRLCGFRPRGLGTGTLTGSQGANVLNATLFPCFVCGKTFNRKDNMVVHRNKCQLRQTMANMDRETVQQSESNSSTDCQRQENDGVNWGIMSLPSVLPRRVTCECGAGFTSPSLLLEHLQKHAQESYTCPTCGETVNSWADYEVHLQIHMHPRHQLLKGIQPQRSQPLLLRFEQQQLQQQPSPSVQQPPQQQIVKADQFPHNIRKKQRIVCTRCGNTFASRCSLKRHLSWDRCKGLRATNSQANPAKTYHCSHCNSDFPNTISLLFHQRSGACKPAIKPVRCPVCLRWFGTVDSLQKHLLSHKQTETYRCDVCQGTYPNLKSLKNHRRRIHRILVGNTQPNTQEQLSP; from the coding sequence ATGCTTGGGTTTCAGGGAAGCACTTCTTCATCCAAGGTGTATCGTTGTGTCGCATGTTCAGCCACCTTCAATGGATTAGCGTCCCTTCTGGTCCACCAGGCAACCCATGCTGACGCACCTTCCAAAGTCCATACCCCTCCACAGTTGAACAAAAGTCCACATGAAGCACAGCTTTCAAGCGTGGACGCGTCCAATGAACACCAGACTTCACCTACACGTTTGCCTCCAAGTCCTTCACcttctttttatatttgtgaTTGTGGAGAGGAATTTCAGGACTTCAGTCTCATGTTGGAGCATAAGCGCTCTCACCAACTGCCCACTGTGGATAATAATAGTGCATGTTTTACCACTCAGCCAGGTTTTGACCTTCATCGCCCCTCAACTTCAAGGTCCCCAGCCACACTAACAGACCGTAAAACAGATGTGAGCCTGGAGGATGACGTTGCCATAGTAACTCCTCAAGGCCATTCTCCATGCCGTCAAGAAGATGACGTGAAAGAATTTGAGGACATGTCAACGACAGCAGAGCAAATATCTGATGAGACCGGGAGCATGTACTTCCAAGACCAAACAAAATCAGTTCTCAACCGAGCCAATGGTGAGAACGTTCCCAGCAAAAACCATCTGATGAAGTTGCTGGCATCAGCGTACATGACACGCTTTAACGCTCCTCCGTCTCCAAATCAAAGCAACAACGTTGTTACCACCAAACAAGAAGTTTTCTCTGTTGATGTGACACCCGGACCTAGAGCTGGGGAGTCCCGCAACAACGACCTGTCTGTCGCACAGTTGAGGAGGCTGCTTATAACACCAAGTATAAAGACAAAAGCTCCATCCATCAGCAGAGTTCTGGATTCAAGTAGAAAGAAGATAGTCTCTCTCACCAAGCCTTTCTCACCTGTTGTGGTTCTTGAAACTCGCCAGAAACTCAAGGATCCCAACATGAATGGTACATATGGGAGATATCAATGTGGCCGCTGTCGCCGGGTTTTTCAAAACCTGGACAAACTGACAGAGCATCATTTCTTACACAAAAAAGAGAGGATCAAATGTTGCCGTCGTTGCAAACAGCTGATTATTGGCCGGATGCCTTTACCTGACAATCATTTATGCATGCCTGGGGGAGTACTGTCAAGGtcttttaaaaacaagtcatCAATGGGCCAAAAGCTAGTGCCATTCCATAGTCTAAGCAGCACAAGAAAAATTTTCTTCTGTCCATTGTGCAAGCACAGTTATGCACGGAGGTGGAATCTCAAAAACCACAAGTGTCAGGGCCCTAGTGGGGCGGCCTCTCAGAGGGCCAACTTCTCCATTCCGAAAATGCTGTCATTAAGATCACTTAAAGCCAAAACCGATGCAGAGTCTGTACCTCAGATCTCTAAGAGTGTTGCAGTGGGTACTGATGCTGATCGTATTATCAAAGAAGAGTTGATACCTGTTAATGCAGAACAATCTTCCCCTTCAAAGCTGGCCTGGATGGATCCAGAAGAAAACTTTTCACCCAAATTTTCTATGATGGAGCTGCAGAAGGATTCCTCGGGTGGGGCTTCAATCCAGCAAGAAAATCAAGACAATATCTGGGATACAGAAGACATGGACAGTCACGACAGTAATGAAGGACAGTGGACCATGCCCTTGGATGATGAAGTGGAAGAACTTAGCTCTACAGAGAAAACTGGTAATGGAATAGATGTGATTAAATCTGTGTCACTCAAAAATGAAGAGACTGTGCCCCATGGCCTCCGTTATTTTATCAGTGATGGTGTGAAGCGGTATCCGTGTAGCAGATGTCAGAAAACCTACAGCCGGCCGTCTACGTTGAGACGCCATCTGCGGCTCTGTGGTTTCAGACCGCGTGGACTTGGGACAGGAACACTGACGGGTAGTCAAGGTGCCAATGTATTAAATGCCACTTTGTTTCCTTGCTTTGTCTGTGGAAAGACCTTTAATCGCAAAGATAACATGGTTGTTCACAGAAACAAGTGCCAGTTGCGACAAACAATGGCCAATATGGATAGAGAGACTGTACAGCAGAGTGAATCAAACAGCTCAACAGACTGTCAAAGGCAGGAGAATGATGGAGTCAACTGGGGTATCATGTCACTGCCCTCTGTGCTTCCAAGGAGGGTGACTTGTGAATGTGGAGCTGGATTCACGTCTCCGAGTCTTCTCCTGGAGCACCTACAGAAACACGCACAGGAATCCTACACATGTCCAACTTGTGGAGAGACAGTTAATTCCTGGGCAGACTATGAAGTTCATCTGCAGATCCACATGCATCCACGGCATCAACTACTGAAGGGAATACAACCGCAGCGATCACAACCACTATTACTTCGATTTGAGCAACAGCAACTTCAGCAGCAGCCATCTCCGTCAGTGCAGCagcctccacagcagcaaattGTTAAAGCAGATCAGTTTCCACATAACATAAGAAAGAAGCAGCGGATTGTATGCACACGGTGTGGCAACACTTTTGCCTCTCGCTGCTCGCTGAAAAGACATCTTTCCTGGGATCGATGCAAAGGTTTGCGGGCCACAAATTCACAAGCAAACCCAGCCAAAACGTATCACTGTTCCCATTGCAACTCTGACTTCCCAAACACAATTAGTCTTCTGTTTCACCAGAGGAGTGGGGCATGCAAGCCTGCGATCAAGCCTGTGCGCTGCCCTGTTTGCCTTCGCTGGTTTGGCACTGTGGACAGTCTGCAAAAACACCTGCTTTCTCACAAACAGACTGAAACCTATCGCTGTGATGTCTGTCAGGGAACCTATCCGAACCTTAAATCACTCAAAAACCACCGCAGGAGAATTCATCGGATTTTGGTCGGAAACACTCAGCCAAATACTCAAGAACAGCTGAGTCCTTAA